Proteins encoded in a region of the Helicobacter sp. 11S03491-1 genome:
- a CDS encoding saccharopine dehydrogenase family protein → MNVVLQIGAGGVGGVVAHKLAMNRKVFGEIVLASRTLSKCQEIAKNIEKKGYGKIICESVDANDVNALIELIKKYKPTVLINVALPYQDLTIMEACLQTKTHYIDTANYEHPDTAKFEYKEQWAFQESYKNASIFGILGSGFDPGVTNVFCAYAQKHYFDEIHSIDIFDCNAGDHGYPFATNFNPEINLREVSSKGRYWENGKWIETKPMEIMQVWAYPEIGEKDSYLLYHEELESLTKNIRGLRRIRFFMTFSQNYLNHMRCLENVGMLRIDEVQHNGIKIVPIQFLKTLLPDPASLAGKTTGKTNIGCYMQGTKEGKEKTVYIYNVCDHQSCYKEVNAQAVSYTTGVPAMISAKLICEGKWGVRSVGPGVFNMEELDPDPFMEELKKQGLPWEIIER, encoded by the coding sequence ATGAATGTTGTCCTACAAATAGGTGCAGGTGGCGTAGGAGGGGTAGTAGCCCACAAATTAGCAATGAATAGAAAAGTTTTTGGAGAGATTGTCTTAGCCTCTAGAACGCTTAGCAAATGTCAAGAAATTGCAAAAAATATTGAGAAAAAAGGATATGGAAAAATTATTTGTGAAAGTGTTGATGCCAATGATGTAAATGCGCTTATAGAATTGATAAAAAAATATAAACCAACAGTTCTCATCAACGTTGCTCTCCCCTATCAAGACCTTACCATTATGGAAGCATGCCTACAAACCAAAACTCATTATATTGATACAGCCAATTATGAGCACCCCGATACAGCCAAATTTGAATACAAGGAGCAATGGGCATTTCAAGAATCCTATAAAAATGCAAGTATTTTTGGAATTTTGGGTTCCGGTTTTGATCCGGGTGTAACCAATGTATTTTGCGCTTATGCACAAAAACACTATTTTGATGAAATTCACTCTATTGATATTTTTGATTGTAATGCAGGCGATCATGGCTATCCTTTTGCCACAAATTTTAATCCGGAAATCAATCTCAGAGAAGTAAGCTCCAAAGGCAGATATTGGGAAAATGGCAAATGGATAGAAACAAAACCTATGGAAATTATGCAAGTATGGGCATATCCTGAGATTGGAGAAAAAGACTCTTATCTCCTCTATCACGAAGAACTTGAATCATTAACTAAAAATATTAGAGGTCTTAGACGCATACGATTTTTTATGACATTTTCACAAAACTATCTCAACCATATGCGATGTCTCGAAAATGTTGGCATGCTCCGAATTGATGAGGTCCAACACAATGGAATAAAAATTGTTCCTATTCAATTTCTCAAAACTCTTTTACCCGATCCTGCAAGTCTGGCAGGCAAAACAACAGGGAAGACAAACATTGGTTGCTATATGCAAGGCACTAAAGAAGGCAAAGAAAAAACCGTTTATATCTATAATGTATGCGATCATCAAAGTTGCTACAAAGAAGTCAATGCACAAGCTGTGAGTTACACCACAGGAGTGCCTGCTATGATTAGTGCCAAACTTATTTGTGAGGGTAAATGGGGCGTTAGGTCTGTAGGTCCGGGTGTATTTAATATGGAAGAACTCGATCCTGATCCTTTTATGGAAGAGCTTAAAAAACAAGGTCTTCCATGGGAAATTATTGAGAGATAA